A genome region from Ligilactobacillus cholophilus includes the following:
- a CDS encoding CD3337/EF1877 family mobilome membrane protein has translation MDKKNIKDKYLKFGLIVLTISLFLLASVINVHAESVKDILQSYNMNDISKTLDSFNPYMEKAGLTEIIFKAMTGLAGFFWEINRFVYQIFDYALKLMFGASTVNDAINDLIDHVTDLTGNLWDSIFGKFGIILFVLAVIAGFYHFAFKNEKDGIKRVLLSLIIVGFSMVWFKNSSFVLKTFNSISTTAQSQLMTLDDSEKVKNASATDVVRKTYFEEAIERPYYLMNYGETSAEAVEKDKKDPYEFLSANYDKDSDKIQNKVKKDGTKYTKKSYMYYKVLITLFSPLVSLAYGIPLFMVGFINLAVQIFALLLDLLLPVMALLSLIPKYSDSFFKGLMDVFMLFISKAILVLAILGINLCQSVIDIIIPPNSLSGYFLNAFIFYLILIFAWKNRNKIIQKLTGGRLNQVTSKQVITTIQNQKEQAVEKFHTWNNRIERGKDRLNKVKERILVFKNGVKPNETTNDVAEAQEKMKQVQRTPQNGTVNPNKQDNKSANENGSDIQNQQKTSKPREEQNNINQKQEKTIHITDTQQPQKQERSQQKQPQIHQEKHFHNDIKQSNINHKQQNIYDNQQHNLNQHNESHHQQINTNEQRLQMSDINNHNKQQLRKAEKDLNDVTKRQKQENYQQRLEDLREGRD, from the coding sequence GTGGATAAAAAGAATATAAAAGATAAATATTTAAAATTTGGACTGATAGTTTTAACTATTAGTCTTTTTTTATTAGCAAGTGTAATCAATGTGCATGCGGAAAGCGTTAAAGATATTCTTCAAAGTTATAACATGAATGACATCTCTAAAACGTTAGATTCATTTAATCCTTATATGGAAAAAGCTGGTTTAACGGAAATTATTTTTAAAGCAATGACAGGATTAGCTGGCTTTTTCTGGGAGATTAATCGGTTTGTTTATCAAATTTTTGATTATGCTTTGAAATTAATGTTTGGGGCTTCAACAGTTAATGATGCGATTAATGACTTAATAGATCATGTAACAGATTTGACCGGTAACCTATGGGATTCAATTTTTGGTAAATTTGGAATTATCTTATTTGTATTAGCAGTAATTGCGGGATTTTATCATTTTGCCTTTAAAAATGAAAAAGACGGAATTAAACGGGTGTTATTATCTTTGATTATTGTTGGCTTTTCGATGGTATGGTTTAAAAATTCAAGTTTTGTGTTAAAAACGTTTAATTCAATTTCAACAACCGCTCAAAGCCAATTAATGACATTAGATGATTCTGAAAAAGTTAAAAATGCCAGTGCAACGGACGTTGTCCGTAAAACCTATTTTGAAGAAGCAATCGAGCGACCATATTATTTAATGAATTATGGTGAAACCAGTGCGGAAGCTGTTGAAAAAGATAAAAAAGATCCTTATGAATTTTTAAGTGCAAATTATGATAAAGATTCAGATAAAATCCAAAATAAAGTAAAAAAAGATGGTACTAAATATACGAAAAAAAGCTATATGTACTATAAAGTGTTAATTACTTTATTTTCACCATTAGTCTCATTGGCATATGGAATTCCATTATTTATGGTTGGTTTTATTAACTTAGCAGTTCAGATTTTTGCGCTTTTATTAGATTTACTATTACCAGTAATGGCATTATTGAGTTTAATTCCGAAATACTCAGATAGCTTTTTTAAGGGTTTAATGGACGTTTTTATGTTATTTATTTCTAAAGCTATTTTAGTCTTAGCAATTTTAGGGATTAATCTTTGTCAAAGCGTGATTGATATTATCATTCCACCAAATTCATTATCCGGATATTTTCTCAATGCGTTTATTTTTTACTTGATTTTAATTTTTGCATGGAAGAACCGGAATAAGATTATTCAAAAATTAACGGGTGGACGTTTAAATCAAGTAACTTCAAAGCAAGTGATTACAACGATTCAAAATCAAAAAGAACAAGCCGTAGAGAAATTTCATACATGGAATAATCGAATTGAGCGTGGCAAAGACAGATTAAATAAAGTTAAAGAACGAATTTTAGTTTTTAAAAATGGCGTAAAGCCAAATGAAACCACTAATGACGTTGCTGAAGCACAAGAAAAAATGAAGCAAGTTCAACGAACACCACAAAATGGAACTGTAAATCCAAATAAACAAGATAACAAGTCAGCTAATGAAAATGGATCAGATATTCAAAATCAGCAAAAAACAAGTAAACCACGTGAAGAACAGAATAATATTAATCAAAAGCAAGAGAAAACTATTCATATAACGGATACACAACAGCCACAAAAGCAGGAACGTAGTCAACAAAAACAACCCCAAATTCATCAAGAAAAACATTTTCATAATGATATTAAACAATCAAATATTAATCACAAACAACAAAATATTTATGATAATCAGCAACACAATTTAAATCAGCATAATGAAAGTCATCATCAACAAATCAATACTAATGAACAAAGATTGCAAATGTCTGATATTAATAATCATAACAAGCAACAACTTAGAAAAGCAGAAAAGGACTTAAATGATGTTACTAAACGGCAAAAACAAGAAAATTATCAGCAACGTTTAGAAGATTTACGAGAAGGGCGTGATTAA
- a CDS encoding antirestriction protein ArdA, with product MDKTISVYVENIHNHLGEWFDLPTNLSKVHEKLKLDDGEVAITDYEAPFTINEYDNLQHLNETAQLMDTAPDYIVENAQALINQGWFKDMYDLITSYQDKLIYFPNIHDDDELGMYLIEHEEYGEVPDKLSYYIDYEKLGQDYRINSGGIYLKGGFVIEQ from the coding sequence ATGGATAAAACTATTAGCGTTTATGTTGAAAATATTCATAATCATCTTGGGGAGTGGTTTGATCTACCAACTAATTTAAGTAAAGTTCATGAAAAGTTAAAACTTGATGATGGGGAAGTTGCCATCACTGATTATGAAGCGCCGTTTACAATTAATGAATATGATAATTTGCAACATTTAAATGAGACAGCTCAACTTATGGATACAGCCCCAGATTATATTGTTGAGAATGCACAAGCATTAATTAATCAAGGGTGGTTTAAAGATATGTACGATTTGATTACAAGTTACCAAGATAAATTAATTTATTTTCCTAATATTCATGATGATGATGAATTGGGAATGTATTTAATTGAACATGAAGAATACGGTGAAGTTCCAGATAAATTATCATATTACATTGATTATGAAAAATTAGGACAAGATTATCGCATTAATTCTGGTGGGATTTATCTTAAAGGGGGCTTTGTGATTGAACAATAA
- a CDS encoding TcpD family membrane protein: MNNLMFVLGATLPSLDNVTSWWVTQGKDILFMIVVFVLLKYVFKQQIGKAVGLAVFAGLVWFVITDPQTIFTAIANLFKMLFG; encoded by the coding sequence ATGAATAATTTAATGTTTGTTTTAGGCGCAACTTTACCAAGTTTAGATAACGTAACTAGTTGGTGGGTAACTCAAGGAAAAGATATTTTATTTATGATTGTGGTGTTTGTTTTATTGAAATATGTCTTTAAACAACAAATTGGTAAAGCCGTTGGCTTAGCGGTCTTTGCTGGGTTAGTTTGGTTTGTAATTACTGATCCGCAAACGATTTTTACGGCAATTGCCAATTTATTTAAGATGTTATTTGGATAA
- a CDS encoding TcpE family conjugal transfer membrane protein, with protein sequence MKKDPIYNYRNVFNEPIKIKQLTNNVSLPYFIKLRDIGIYVLTLLLLFLFLHQFVSFIDHYISIFGIVFYLGVPYLVVRIIEHLQPDGKNIMWFLLDYIRYLFNYKLKHKKICHDVATNYIDQKYVFESFNYKIKEEKNHG encoded by the coding sequence ATGAAGAAAGATCCTATTTACAATTATCGTAACGTTTTTAATGAACCGATTAAGATTAAACAGTTAACGAATAACGTATCATTACCATATTTTATTAAATTAAGAGATATTGGGATTTATGTGTTGACGTTATTATTACTGTTTTTATTTTTACATCAATTTGTCAGTTTTATTGACCATTATATTTCAATATTTGGCATTGTTTTTTATCTAGGTGTTCCTTATTTAGTAGTTAGAATCATTGAACACTTACAACCAGATGGTAAAAACATTATGTGGTTTCTATTAGATTATATTAGGTATCTTTTTAACTATAAGTTAAAACATAAGAAGATTTGCCACGATGTAGCAACTAATTATATTGATCAAAAATATGTGTTTGAATCATTTAATTACAAGATAAAGGAGGAAAAAAATCATGGATAA
- a CDS encoding SAP domain-containing protein gives MKMFDKNMTVDKFRTQYWYKTELQEICRKYNLSTYGTKAELQEYIERFLNGEQDIKPKRILKRKNDLSLSEITLDTKILESGFSLNNVAREWFRNYYNVSKFSFNKPMAIKMREIEQNHDMNATVADLIEAHDSNNKIVNKEEKTYQWNQFVKDFNSDPQTKKFKNKRLKIASLLWKQVKKSEKVDKVYHHSLLEKYQSEINVLIKRKE, from the coding sequence ATGAAAATGTTTGACAAAAATATGACAGTTGATAAGTTTAGAACACAATATTGGTATAAAACAGAATTACAAGAGATTTGTCGAAAGTATAATTTATCAACTTATGGAACTAAAGCAGAGTTACAAGAATATATTGAACGCTTTTTAAATGGAGAGCAAGATATTAAACCAAAGCGAATTTTAAAAAGAAAAAATGATTTAAGTTTATCTGAAATTACTTTAGATACTAAAATTTTAGAATCAGGTTTCTCATTAAATAATGTTGCACGTGAATGGTTTCGTAATTATTATAACGTAAGTAAATTTTCTTTTAACAAACCAATGGCAATTAAAATGCGTGAAATAGAACAAAATCATGATATGAATGCTACGGTTGCAGATCTTATAGAAGCGCATGATTCTAATAATAAAATTGTCAATAAAGAAGAAAAAACTTATCAATGGAATCAATTTGTTAAAGATTTTAATTCTGATCCTCAAACTAAAAAATTTAAAAACAAAAGATTGAAGATTGCTTCTTTATTATGGAAACAAGTTAAAAAATCTGAAAAAGTTGATAAGGTTTATCATCATTCATTATTAGAAAAGTATCAATCAGAAATCAATGTGTTAATTAAAAGAAAGGAATGA
- a CDS encoding ATP-binding protein, producing MELEIPFKLFKDNLLLTKTGDVWAYYKIKPESIAINDLEHKEQNKKTMAFVYGTLSKYQELHLMMLPKDMNLADRFNHLAKDFSPSADDVAHYYANETVKQLEYELGTITDEEFLVGVKLKTFQTSDNMKGVVKDSYDYLVRKLLTAVGYDMEVDASYFKQFSEDLNELDSVMRTINGSPVSENELAYLLHYNFLRELPHNVLATGKEHDLYKITDTILDPTEKGYLKLENENGSSYVAFIPVGALPDNISFTHLYEVAQSLKFPVELQIKAQYEEVEGLNGLNSQLSRLRRRFKSSSQEAYQTGERDSQRNVTNQLLVDELQNDIEDGKAILRWLACFVITGHDKDEIKERSDRLINRLGLREIDAYRPNADQLSLFYQLLQGQSIQGAKNWIQVTNNEGFAENLFAVSNRLGNNVGWYIGRVDDMAESQSLEQSIYSSRKIVLFNPTIANKGIKGAKTDSPHIAVTGETGKGKSFLVKLLFIYMSFMKTRLLYIDPKKEIRHWFNQVIENQEMQEKYPLFVNHLKSFHYVTLDATDKKNWGVLDPIVFLKGSDAKDTAEAMIEQIYSTKDKDTAKTAILKAIKTVINQRELGEKVGMLNVIEILQKSDDPEIRGAGNLLYEMVTDSVLQLGFSDGTNDAVSLQERINILEVSGLELPKEGDNPDNYSDLEKKSVALMIPLGKFCEKFGSDDTNTYTAEVFDEAWIFNVAKDGKKILKSMKRVGRSQNNMLLYATQSVADITDQEDHGQFGVLFAFDEPSEREQILQHVQLPVNEQNLNWLANMIKGQCLFRDIYGRVGKIAVHSLFDEMTSSFKTINKSASSASEELYD from the coding sequence ATGGAGTTAGAAATTCCATTTAAGTTATTTAAAGACAATTTATTACTTACAAAAACGGGTGATGTGTGGGCATATTATAAAATTAAGCCTGAAAGCATTGCGATTAATGATTTAGAACATAAAGAACAAAATAAAAAGACGATGGCGTTTGTATATGGGACATTATCCAAATATCAAGAATTACATTTAATGATGTTGCCTAAAGATATGAATTTAGCCGATCGGTTTAATCATTTAGCGAAGGATTTTTCACCAAGCGCTGATGATGTTGCACATTATTATGCAAATGAAACGGTGAAACAATTAGAATATGAGTTAGGCACAATTACTGATGAAGAATTTTTAGTTGGCGTTAAACTTAAGACGTTTCAAACTTCTGATAATATGAAAGGTGTGGTTAAAGATTCTTATGATTATTTAGTGAGAAAACTCTTAACTGCCGTTGGTTATGATATGGAAGTTGATGCTAGTTATTTTAAGCAATTTAGTGAAGATTTAAATGAGTTAGATTCAGTTATGCGAACCATTAACGGCTCGCCAGTCAGTGAGAATGAATTAGCGTACCTGTTGCATTACAACTTTTTAAGAGAATTACCACATAACGTTTTAGCAACAGGTAAAGAACATGATTTGTATAAAATTACGGATACAATTTTAGATCCAACTGAAAAAGGCTATCTCAAGTTAGAAAATGAAAATGGTAGTAGTTATGTTGCTTTTATTCCAGTTGGTGCTTTACCTGATAATATTAGTTTTACACATTTATATGAAGTGGCACAAAGTTTAAAGTTTCCCGTAGAATTACAAATTAAAGCACAATATGAAGAAGTTGAAGGGCTAAATGGGCTAAATTCGCAACTTTCACGTTTGAGAAGAAGATTTAAAAGTAGTAGTCAAGAAGCCTATCAAACCGGAGAACGTGATAGTCAACGCAACGTAACTAATCAATTATTGGTTGATGAACTTCAAAATGATATTGAAGATGGCAAAGCGATTTTAAGATGGTTAGCATGTTTTGTGATTACTGGTCATGATAAAGATGAGATTAAAGAACGAAGTGATCGTTTAATTAACCGCTTAGGTTTAAGAGAAATTGATGCTTACCGTCCTAATGCTGATCAATTATCACTTTTTTATCAGCTACTCCAAGGTCAATCAATTCAAGGAGCGAAAAACTGGATTCAAGTTACAAATAATGAAGGTTTTGCGGAAAATTTATTTGCGGTAAGTAATCGCTTAGGTAATAATGTTGGTTGGTATATTGGCAGAGTTGATGATATGGCAGAAAGTCAATCGTTGGAACAATCAATTTACTCTAGCCGTAAAATTGTACTTTTTAATCCGACAATTGCCAATAAAGGAATTAAAGGTGCTAAAACAGATAGTCCACATATTGCGGTTACCGGTGAAACTGGTAAAGGAAAATCTTTCTTAGTAAAATTACTCTTTATTTATATGTCATTTATGAAAACACGTCTTTTATACATTGACCCGAAAAAAGAAATTCGCCATTGGTTTAATCAAGTTATTGAGAATCAAGAAATGCAGGAAAAGTACCCGCTATTTGTTAATCATCTAAAATCTTTTCATTATGTAACTTTAGATGCCACCGATAAGAAAAACTGGGGTGTCTTAGATCCGATTGTTTTTCTTAAAGGTTCGGACGCAAAGGACACAGCAGAAGCGATGATCGAACAAATTTATTCAACCAAAGATAAAGATACTGCTAAGACGGCAATTCTAAAAGCAATTAAAACTGTAATTAATCAACGTGAACTAGGTGAGAAAGTTGGTATGTTAAATGTAATTGAGATTCTACAAAAGAGTGATGATCCTGAAATTCGTGGTGCAGGCAATTTGTTGTATGAAATGGTTACGGATTCAGTTTTACAATTAGGCTTTTCTGACGGAACTAATGATGCCGTTTCTTTACAAGAACGGATTAATATTTTGGAAGTTTCAGGATTGGAATTGCCAAAAGAAGGCGATAATCCCGATAATTATTCTGATTTAGAAAAGAAATCAGTGGCGTTAATGATTCCATTAGGTAAGTTTTGTGAAAAATTTGGTTCTGATGATACTAATACTTATACAGCAGAAGTTTTTGACGAAGCATGGATTTTTAATGTAGCTAAAGACGGTAAGAAAATTCTTAAGTCGATGAAACGGGTCGGTCGTTCGCAAAATAACATGTTATTGTATGCGACCCAGTCGGTCGCTGATATTACTGATCAAGAAGATCATGGACAATTTGGGGTATTATTTGCATTTGATGAACCTTCTGAACGAGAACAAATTTTACAACATGTGCAGTTACCAGTAAATGAACAAAATTTAAACTGGTTAGCCAACATGATTAAAGGACAATGTTTATTTAGAGATATATACGGACGTGTGGGTAAAATTGCCGTACATTCTTTATTTGATGAAATGACGAGTTCCTTTAAAACGATTAATAAATCAGCTTCTTCGGCAAGTGAAGAATTATACGATTAA
- a CDS encoding phage tail tip lysozyme, with translation MFGSINNKSETMDLDCANNLNLQGNNISKDQEKNAKQLWGFLISKGWTPASVAGILGNLQQESQINPTSTNPTSGAHGICQWLGDRLTNEQNFAKQHGKDPDSIQAQIMFLYEEANGAEKANLGDYAKSQTDPATAAVQWELRFERAGSAEARNDLRTQNAVNWYNKLKDSKTTVTNDNSTEITDTNATCNAEAGKALAVKGPTDPWWNDLSKWAHKWVDQVPQNYSYGGNPGSLDNTATAKAVHGATDCSGFTLWAFGKIGVTLPRTAEQQFHQACDEVNEKDAKAGDLVFFDSADEGELCHVGIYIGNGEMIDEQLSGIIQEKVWPKNNPDYSNITKIRYGRIKENLYHH, from the coding sequence ATGTTTGGTTCAATTAATAATAAATCTGAAACCATGGATTTAGATTGTGCAAATAATTTGAATTTACAAGGTAATAATATTTCTAAAGATCAAGAGAAAAATGCAAAACAATTATGGGGTTTTCTAATTAGTAAAGGCTGGACGCCAGCTTCCGTGGCGGGAATTTTAGGGAATTTACAACAAGAATCACAAATTAATCCGACTTCAACCAATCCAACATCAGGGGCACATGGAATTTGTCAGTGGTTAGGTGATCGGTTAACAAATGAACAAAATTTTGCCAAACAACATGGCAAGGATCCTGACAGTATTCAAGCACAAATCATGTTTTTATATGAGGAAGCCAATGGTGCAGAAAAAGCTAATTTAGGAGATTATGCTAAATCACAAACTGATCCCGCAACCGCAGCGGTTCAATGGGAGTTAAGATTTGAACGGGCTGGAAGTGCAGAGGCAAGAAATGATTTAAGAACACAAAATGCAGTTAATTGGTATAACAAACTCAAAGATAGTAAAACGACAGTTACAAATGATAATTCAACGGAAATTACTGATACAAACGCAACTTGTAATGCCGAAGCAGGTAAGGCATTAGCTGTGAAAGGTCCCACAGATCCTTGGTGGAACGACTTATCAAAGTGGGCACATAAATGGGTCGATCAAGTGCCACAAAATTATAGTTATGGTGGTAATCCAGGTTCTTTAGATAATACCGCGACCGCCAAAGCGGTACATGGGGCGACGGACTGTTCTGGATTTACTTTATGGGCATTTGGCAAGATTGGAGTAACATTACCACGCACGGCAGAACAACAGTTTCATCAAGCCTGTGATGAAGTGAATGAAAAAGATGCGAAAGCGGGAGATTTAGTCTTTTTTGATAGCGCTGATGAAGGTGAGTTATGTCATGTAGGTATTTACATTGGCAATGGAGAAATGATTGATGAACAATTAAGTGGGATTATTCAAGAGAAAGTCTGGCCAAAGAATAATCCAGATTATAGTAATATCACTAAAATTAGATATGGCAGAATTAAAGAAAATCTCTATCATCATTAA
- a CDS encoding XRE family transcriptional regulator translates to MKNKSKWNASYIRSLRLNKGLTQKQVAKKIDLPLRTYERFEENGTINPKTFEKIKNFFINLISHDTKMEVMIDYLRIRLPTHDLNAIFDEVLRIKQKDFINEDVHRYGYLDRYSLDMIQVYESAQGDPRGTLIELSGQGCRQFETYLNHQKRSWFDFLSDCLAHYGNVTRIDLAINDYKEAISLKRLLNKMRKGEYRSKFKSTSYQGGIKCSDDNIKHDTGITLYFGSMQSDFYMCFYQKNYQLAHQKHLKPQDIDIKNRYELRFMGKRAQNMVRQVLESDEQAKDQLLLNLVFGYIKSYVTFLKPSKKSKRNWDVYPPWEVFLGDVGSIKFVIEPQEMTFEKTRAWLSYQVMPTIKALKMIDDTLGSDEVGSMLRQAKLKERQRKMIKTILDPSS, encoded by the coding sequence ATGAAAAATAAAAGTAAATGGAATGCTAGTTATATTAGAAGTTTACGCCTTAATAAAGGTTTAACGCAAAAACAAGTTGCTAAAAAAATTGATTTGCCGTTAAGGACATATGAACGTTTTGAAGAAAACGGAACTATAAATCCAAAAACATTTGAGAAAATTAAGAATTTTTTTATTAATCTAATTAGTCATGATACTAAGATGGAAGTCATGATTGATTATTTAAGAATAAGGTTACCAACACATGATTTAAATGCTATCTTTGATGAAGTCTTACGGATTAAACAAAAAGATTTCATCAATGAAGATGTTCACCGTTATGGTTATCTTGATCGTTACAGTTTAGATATGATTCAAGTTTATGAATCGGCTCAAGGCGATCCGCGGGGGACTTTGATTGAATTATCTGGTCAAGGTTGCCGGCAATTTGAAACCTATTTAAATCATCAAAAGCGTAGTTGGTTTGATTTTTTAAGTGATTGCCTTGCTCATTATGGTAACGTTACTCGTATAGATTTAGCGATCAATGATTATAAAGAAGCGATTTCTTTAAAACGTTTGTTAAATAAAATGCGTAAAGGTGAATATCGTAGTAAGTTTAAAAGTACCAGTTATCAAGGTGGAATTAAATGTTCTGATGATAATATAAAGCATGATACCGGAATTACACTTTACTTTGGCTCAATGCAAAGTGATTTTTATATGTGCTTTTATCAGAAAAATTACCAATTGGCACATCAAAAACATCTTAAGCCTCAAGATATTGATATTAAAAATCGGTATGAATTACGTTTTATGGGAAAACGGGCACAAAATATGGTCAGACAAGTTTTAGAAAGTGACGAACAAGCAAAAGACCAATTATTATTAAATTTAGTTTTTGGCTATATTAAAAGTTATGTTACTTTTTTAAAACCAAGTAAGAAAAGTAAACGTAATTGGGACGTTTATCCACCATGGGAAGTTTTTTTAGGTGATGTTGGTTCGATTAAATTTGTAATCGAACCGCAAGAAATGACTTTTGAAAAAACTAGAGCGTGGTTGTCCTATCAAGTTATGCCCACGATTAAAGCGTTAAAAATGATTGATGATACTTTAGGGAGTGATGAAGTTGGGAGTATGTTACGCCAAGCTAAGTTAAAGGAACGACAAAGAAAAATGATCAAGACAATTCTTGATCCTAGTTCATAA
- a CDS encoding conjugal transfer protein, whose product MIVIKLGKFEFKKKTKREPNKIPVHRKKVKMKSARIIVLIAMIFIFSSGILAWIKSCVVQQQNERLQKQVNTYQKKLDNASTGMSAYSPLLDHYMQDFLGVYMNIPNNDDEMKKRNKELKQYLATNLNGTIKASDDSQTLENATLYSVFTKNGVKIAQYQVDYTQHTKDKKDYQHSDYLNIPFKEKDHQFTVVSYPYFTKPVDPVGHVGHLKTNYSSQQNNHTKTVSAVSDFTKSFLDKYASSSPKEMSFLMAKPEGLNGQFKVVKVENITVYGSKENPVVQCLITLQNSNTDIQQLENVTLKLHQQSRTYFVDEFIHDQGGNTDE is encoded by the coding sequence ATGATAGTTATTAAACTCGGTAAATTTGAATTTAAGAAAAAAACAAAACGTGAACCAAATAAAATCCCCGTTCATCGTAAAAAAGTGAAAATGAAGTCGGCAAGAATCATTGTGTTAATCGCAATGATTTTTATTTTTTCTTCGGGAATTTTAGCGTGGATTAAATCCTGTGTTGTCCAACAACAAAATGAAAGACTCCAAAAACAAGTTAATACTTATCAAAAAAAGTTAGATAATGCTTCCACGGGAATGAGTGCTTATAGTCCATTGTTAGATCATTATATGCAGGACTTTTTAGGCGTTTATATGAATATTCCGAATAACGATGACGAGATGAAAAAACGAAATAAGGAATTAAAACAGTATTTGGCAACTAATTTGAATGGAACGATTAAGGCTTCTGATGATAGTCAAACACTAGAAAATGCCACACTTTACAGCGTGTTTACTAAAAATGGCGTTAAAATTGCGCAATATCAAGTTGATTATACACAACATACTAAAGATAAAAAAGACTATCAACACTCGGATTATTTAAATATTCCGTTTAAAGAAAAGGATCATCAATTTACGGTAGTTAGTTATCCTTATTTTACTAAACCAGTTGATCCAGTCGGACATGTTGGGCATTTAAAGACTAATTATAGTAGTCAACAAAATAACCATACTAAAACAGTAAGTGCGGTGAGTGATTTTACCAAATCATTTTTAGATAAATACGCGAGTTCTTCACCTAAAGAAATGAGTTTTTTAATGGCTAAACCGGAAGGTTTAAATGGTCAATTTAAAGTTGTTAAAGTGGAGAATATAACGGTTTATGGTTCAAAAGAAAATCCAGTTGTCCAATGTTTAATTACTTTACAAAATAGTAACACTGATATTCAACAATTAGAAAATGTAACTTTAAAACTTCATCAACAAAGTCGCACATATTTTGTTGATGAATTTATTCATGATCAAGGAGGAAATACAGATGAATAA